The Xiphias gladius isolate SHS-SW01 ecotype Sanya breed wild chromosome 17, ASM1685928v1, whole genome shotgun sequence genome includes the window GTGAACTGATGTGTGGATGCACTTTTGGCGACAACTGAATACTGAAGTaaggctttttgtttaaaatttgatttgatttgaaagtcagtcggtcagtcagtcagtcaaagcGGCCGTCCGTCCGCCACCCCACAATAGCTCCCACAGAGGACTCGTGAAGGCTCTGAGGGTCCAGACCAGGACTGCAGCCACTTCGCCCGTGGGAGCACGTTCGCTGAAAAGCGAGCCACCTCATAGCCACGAGCAAGAGATCGAGCCACGAGCTTGAAGCTCAGCGGCGATCCCTGGTGCAGCCCCTACCGACAGGCGCCTATCGGCAGACCGGGTCTCTCCTGATAACAGCCACGACCCAGGATCCTTCCTTCCTCAAGAGCTCTCCACGTCTCCTCTGTGGGAGTGTGGAAGTTAATCTGATGGCAGCCCCGGGTCCTATTTACAATCTCGGTAAATGAGGACTAGTGACGTCACCCGTGACGTCACCCCCTTCATTAAAAACTTCTGATagaatcaaatatttacaactgataaaaacaaatccGACAAATCCACCATCACTGATAATTGTAATGATTCTAACATAATTTATCTGGGGCTCTCTTTTCCGTGTTTGGGCTACAACCTTTTGTCAGGGGACATCTCATGCCACAGCATATATTGAGACTTTAACATCACACTTTAAACTTTGAGGTTGCAGTTTCAGCAaggccctttcctgtttcagcaTGACAATATTGACTTGCTCAAATCAACAATCATGAAGTAATGGTTTTCTTAGTTCTGTAAAGAAGAACTGTACTGGCCTACACTGAGCTCTTAACTCAGCCTCATCCAGCACTTGAGGGATGAACTGAAACACCAAAATGAGAGCCAGCAAGGCCTGATCACCCAGCATCAGTGTCTGGCCTCAACAATGCTCCTGCGGCAGAATGGGAACTAATTTCTGCATTCCTGCATTTCTTTCACCAAGTCACAATGCCTGTGCTTGAAGTAAGCATTAATATGTGTCACTCATACCATCAATATTCAATGGTAAAGGGGATTTACAGTTGTGCGTACTCCTGAACTCCTCCAAAAATCATTGTTGCAACTTCCTGCCAAGTGAATCAGCTGTCATGGTAGTCTCATTTCCTTAATTGAAGCAACGGTCACTGTACTCTGgcagaataacattttataaatgtgccTAACTTCTTTTACAGAATAAGTAGAGTTAATTCACAGTTTACATTCCTTTGCTATTAAAGTTTCCCTAAAATTAGGATGAAATAgacaattaaataaaagtatgtTTAATTTTATAGAAGACGGAAGTGgcacattcatatttttcactCCATTTGTTACTGAAATCATTAATGTGTCAGTGAACATAAATTTATTCAAGGGGTCTGAGAGGAAGTCATGTTGATAGGAGGGTACTTTTATTGCATTTAGGGTCATTTCACCGGTCAAACTATACTGACACCACACCAAAATCTGAATATAGAGCAAATGCTCTCATagatttattgaaaaaatactttaacattttcttttagccaaaataaaaacataattaccaaatatttaaatgaattggaaaactaaaaacacaacatgcattgtttacatagaaatatcttctttttaagtattaaaaaaaataatactttttaattattctttaaaaaaagaaaagtatttgcattttttcccccttaattATACcaatgttttgtatgtgtgttttgggaaACTCAAGAAAATGGCTCAGAGCtatcttttatatatatttttaaaaatatattaaacatcttttaaaatttaaaaatctattaatatatttcaaaaaattgcAGCTTGGATAAAAAAACCAATTTTGCTCTTGAAGTAAAGATCAGCTAATACAATCTAAAttatttaccccccccccccccccatttcatTTATGAAATAGCTGATCCCAGAGAATGAATCTCTGAGGACCGCCTTCTCGTCAGAAACTACAATCCCATAATTCTTTGCGACTTTGGCAGCATTTCTTGTCTACGTGGGAAGGGAGGGATTCGGACACAAACAAATTTCAACGGATTTAATGTTGGGCTACGTTGCCGATAACCGTGACATGTCAGGTGGATTTGAGAGATAACTCCATGACATATGAAACATGTGGCTCAAACCTGAAGAGATTCTGCTGAAGAACGCCTTTAAATTATGGGTCACCGAGAAGGATAACGACTATTTCGTACTGCAAAGGAGACGAGGGTACGGGGAAGGTGGCGGCGGTTTGACAGGTAACGTTCGCGGCTCGGTTTTCACCTCCTCGCACGAAGAGGACCGCTGCTGCGGCTTCGCCGaaacacatgaaataaacaaacaagctttGACCGGGTTGACTCGCCATACATTTGCTTATCTTACGCGCCGCCTGTCATGTGTGGGGCGGGTGCTGCTGTATAGCCcactagattaaaaaaaaaaccacacacacacacacacacaaaaaaaaaaccccaaaacaaaaaaactcattGCAACAGGTACAAGCGTCGGTGTCGAAATTGCATGAGTCGGTTTCGGTAGTGAACAGCTGGTTTCTCAGGTTGACACTCCAGCCTACAGGAGTAGAAGGGCTGTTTGAGCGGACGTGTCATATAGTGGCTTATTGggtttgtttgatgtttgtaACAGCACAGAGTTGACGAGGTCACAGGGGAAacgtgtgtctgtctgtctgtctgtctgtcagtcagtcaaacacacagcTCATCTCATTTCCTGCTGATTGTGTTTAGGTTGCAGGATGTACACCGGCCTAAAAGCTTTGAGCCACGGTTTTTGTCAGATGCAGATTCGAGTCACAATTTGCGAGCTGACAAAAGCAGACCCCAAATCACGTGTTACGTGTCGGAGGAGCATACTGATGGTACCGGTTCATCTTAAAAAGGATGTCCCATCCTTCGTGAGCATTTACCATTTGCTGCTGGTTTCCCCCAGTGTGTGAAGATTTGCACCCCTTTCTCCCAGAGGCTAGAGATAAAACACTTGAATCTGTCATCTTACTACATTGGAAGGGACTTCTCCCTGTACAATAAATGTGTCGCCCACTTTGCGGAGACACTGAAGCTTAGTTGGGCTGTCACACTGTAAATAAAGGACATGTTATAGTTTTTCCCGAAAATGAGATGTTATCTTTTCGCATTGAGAGAAAACTATTGTTTCAGCAGGGTATGGTTGCAACTAGCGGTTGTTTCCATTATTGATGAATCCGTCAGTTATTagtattttttcatgtattgttAAGTCTAAAGAAAAATGTCCGAAAAAGATCCCGAGGTCAAGTCTTTAAAtcgcttgttttgtccaaccaacagtccaagacCCAAACTTTACAAAGGATGGCAAATCCACACATTTTAGAAGCCAAACAAGCCAAAGCAAATACACTTTTTGCAGTTTGTTCTTGTTAAATTTCTTAAAAGATTAGTCAACTATAAAAGTGGTCATTGATGCATTTTCTGTTAGTAAACTAACCAATTCTTCAGCCCTACTATAGATATTTTGTAGAGTTGGCATAACAGCTTTccctgttttcttgttttggaaatgtgaataaataaatgtgattaaaacaaatatataaaatgtaaaactggcTGGCAATATTATTAGCAGACCTACtgatcatatatttttaaatgacaaatctTGGGGAATGAACAGTAATTCGGGGATTGTACCCTTCCATATTGATTAATTATGACTTtgattagtttttgtttaatttaatcttaTCTTCCAGTTACAGGAAAGAGTGGTGCATGTTCAAAGCAACTAgctgaaatttctttttctttttttttctttttttttttccccaggaatGATTTatgaacttttgaaaaaaagcagcattctCCTTTACATTGTGCAACATCAAGTTCACCCTCAGGTCCCTCAATTCCAGCTGAACCTCCAATGAGTTTCTGCTTGAGATAAAATCTGTTGCGTAAACCTAATTGCATGACATTCTTTACTGACTTGGATCTTTGAAAACCATCGTCACCTGACGGTATAAAGTTGTGCTTGTAAGACCACCAATGATTGTGCATTTTCACAGTCTCTGCCCTCGAGCTGCAGCGTGACAGCTGTAAGGTAATTAATAGgtaattaatgataatgaatgGTGTTGGTGTTCTAGCTAAAGACAAAAGGACCGAAGTCCTGTTGGCTGGTTTAATTATACTGGAGGTTAAATACTACCCGATGGTACAAAGCATGCTGCACTTGAAGCCCTCTCCACAAGAGCCTTTTGTGTCTAAAGTATTTTGAAGACTTTTATGCGTTTAAGCCTATCCTCTGCTGTGCGATGTTGTTCTACACTGATGAGAACATAAATTCTGTGAACCGTGTCTGATCATTTTGAGGCCTATACTATTTGGTGGCTCACAAGTACTACATGTGGTGAGCCTATCCACGTTCAGCAAGGCAGGCCAGTATAATGCTGATGCAATGGGTGAGAGAGTGGTTTCAGTGCGAGCTTGTTAATTATTCATGGAGGGCATGTCAGAGAGAAGTTATAAAGGTAACAGATTTTGCTAATTTTAGTTGTGTGGCTCCAACATGGACCTGGGGGGGATCATTCAGTTCCATTTCATTTCCACTGTCAGTACAATTATAAAGGGACAGTCTGAACAACCCTAGACAGTAGCTGAATTAGCTGAAGTTAGTCATATTTTCTGATGCTGTCAAATCATCAGTAAATACAGCAGTTAAACACGGCTGTGATCAGTCAACAAACAGTGATTGGTAATTGGTCCGAAAATTAGGTCTTTTAATGAAAGACTATTGTGTTCATTCTTAGCTGCTTAATTATCGTATAGAAATCtgatatttgactttttttgattttcaaaggCGTCACATGGTTGAAGGCCACGTGTAGCAGACTTGGTTAAAAAtatcaatgtactgtatgttacagGCCTCCTTGTGGGAACTCTGGATACTGTGTTGGACTCCACATCCAAAGTTGCTCCCTACCGTATTCTTCACCACACACCAGACTCACAAGTGTACTGGTCAATAGCATGTGGTATGtcactgtattttcattttattttggcaaatattTCAATAGGCCATGCTGACATAGCATAAAAACACTCACTGTTAATATACTGACGTTTTAGCAAAATTCAGTCAGAATCACAATGAAGCCAGTATTCTGAAATTCAAGTTAATGTGAGAACTAACAGCAGAAGTTGTTTCTCCTGTTACCTAGGACTTTTTTTAGTGACAAGTCTATTTTCCTcagagattaaaacaaacaaacatgataatactttcaaaataaaagcatgctCCACTTTATTAATCAGCAATTTTTTACGTTTTGCCTTGCgtttgtgtaatttttctcACTCTTGATATTGGGTCAGGTGTCACCAAAGAGGAAATTGTTCAGCACTGGGATTGGCTGCAGCAGAACATCATGAGGACGCTCTCTGTTTTCGACTCCAGCGAAGACATCACCAGCTTTGTACAGGGCAAGATTAGAGTAAGACCCATAAGAACAGACATATTTAACTGGGGACTCAGAACATCCCACACAACTAAATATTCAACAAGGTTATCTCTCAGCAGGGCTTTAATTGTAATGctataaaatactgcatatggTATTGGgctgtacatttttctaaaactgtagtCTCTGACCATCATTTGCTTAAACTGTAGTTCATTGactttttggccatttgggggcagcaCAACTAGCTGTAAAAACAATAGTGACACATTATCACGAGCGTGGcaaatgtgtaaacaaacagttGACTATTTCCATGTCATGCAGACGCAGAGCAACATTACCAATTATTCAGTCATGTCTGGCCACCCAGTGAATAattccaatattcactctcgtTTTAGCTCTGTTGGTCTTTACTAACTTCTCTTCAGCTTCTAAATTCTCCACTATATTcacctttgtctgtctgctgtttggtgttaaGAATGTAGTGTAAAGCGGATTTATCAGAGGTTTTTGGCTGGAAGAAAAAGCTTCCTGCTGCATCTGCAAACAACACATATTAGAGTGGTGAGACTGAATGAAAGCTAGTTTGGAggccatgaaaccaaaacaatgagctgaaagatgcgACAATGTTCTGTATAACTGAGGTGAACTGCAGAATTGGGTGATAATTAATTCTTTAAGAGGAACACCTTTCAAATTACTCACAgtccttttttccatttttgataaaaaggtattgattacagcagctttaatgaACATGATGCATTGTTCTAAAATCACCCTCAATCTGCAGTAACCCTCTATATTTAATATGTTAGGGTCTTATTGCTGAGGAAGGGAAGGCATCCCTGGTGCTGGAGGACGATCCTGAGAAGTTCCGAGAAGCACTTTTGAGGTTTGAGAAGTGGTTTGAGCTGCCACCAGAGGAAAAGCTGGTCACATATTACTCATGCAGCTACTGGAAAGGCAAAGTGCCCTGTCAGGGCTGGCTCTACCTCAGCACTAACTTCCTGTGCTTCTATTCATACCTGCTGGGAGCTGAGGGTAAGCCATTTCTGTGCCCTTTCATAACATGTGCTGACATTTGTCTTGATAATGTTGATAGGTGGCAACAAAGACTGTGGCAGCTCATAACGGCCACCATAGTGGGCTTTTATGGCCTTACaggaacattttttcattataaaatagCTCTTTGTAATGACAGCTGCCGTAATTGTGAAAAAGCCATTAGAGCAGAGCTCTTAGTGGAGGCACACTTAAAAAATAGTGTGGCAAATGAAAACCTCATGACACCGAGTGACATTTTAAGAATattcacaaagacaaacattttaatttctttgacaTCAGTAATTCTTTATAATTGTGCCACGGAGTATGTTGTTACTGCAGTGGATTGCACTTGTTTTAATTACTGAGAAATTGGGCTTTgttggacaaaaagaaaacagaattgCACAATAATCATAACACCAATTTACCAGTTCATTCAATATAACTGTCCTTGCGTCTGTGAGCCTTAATCacagatttcattttcatttattgtgtaTGACTGCAGTGAAACTGGTCATCTCGTGGGACGAGATCTGGAGGCTGGAGAAAACCTCTAACGTTATTCTGACTGAGAGCATCCATGTCTTGGCTCATGGAGAGGATCACTACTTCTCCATGCTGCTGCACCTTAATGAAACCTTCGTTATCATGGAACAGCTGGCTGACTACTCTATCAAGCGTCTTTTTGACAAAGAGGCCTTCCAAAGAGAGTCAGCGCTCTTCGATCCCCTGCAAATTACCAAGCGGTACTGTCTGTCTGCTACACTGAATAGCTTTACATGATCCTGTTAGTGCTGGCTGCCAACTGTAAGAAAACGGAGTAAACACAAAGTTTGACTTGATTCAAatgttatttctgtttcttttaacccTTCTCAAGTGTCAAGTAGGTCATACAGGACAATATTGGTGTTTGGTATTTTAAAAGCAACTTACTGTAGTTGTTTACTTTGACCATTTTTACTACATATTCCAGCTTTTGATTTGATATTGAAGCTAGAATCTTGCTttgtaattaagaaaaaaagaatttcaataaatgtttttacGTTTAGGGTTATAATAAAACAACAGGGCAATAAAGAAACTGTTATATAGAGGTAATTATGAGACCGTTCTGCATGTGAGTTTGAAGGATGCTTAAAGGATGTTGTTAGAAAACTTTAACGTGATGTTCTGTTCTACAGTATTTTCTGCTTTACTTCCCCCACAGAGGCCTAGAAGCTCATGCAAAGAGTGCACAGTTTCGGACGTTTTTCAGGCTTCCGAAGGAGGAAAACCTCTTAGAGGTGCACGAGAGCTTCCTGTGGGTGCCCTTCAGCCATTTTAACACACTTGGCaagatctgtctgtctgagaacTACCTGTGTTTCGCCAGTCAGGATGGAAGTCAATGCCACGTCATCATTCCAATGCGAGAGGTAAAGTCAATAAAGGCAGTACTCCTGGATCGATAAAAACACTTCCAATAACGCACAGGCTCAAATTGCACACTGCATACCGATGAATAGCAGAAAACTCCAAAAGTGACTGTCAGGTCTGCCAACATTGCCTTCTTCCAGGTCGTTAATGTTGAGAAGCCAGAATCCAGCAGCAGGGCTTTAacggtgtgtgtgcgtggcaAGAGGGCGCTGCGTTTCTCTGAGGTGCGGGACTACCAGCGGCTTGCCAACACAATTCGTAGCAGGTGTGGCATCAGTGCCAGCCCTCAGCACTCTGCTTCATCAGAGGTAACGTTATTTAACTGCAGCTTTAATTGTGCAATTTTAGTTGTTTATTTACTCCTTCTGTTCATTCTATATAGACTGGAGTGGGTTCtgacaatgaaaaatgatttgtcTTTATCTCCAAGGCCATACGAGGCGAATGCCAGTCACTAATCAACCACTTTGAGGACAATCCAGAGGATGTAACTCTGATGGTTGGACAGAAAGATTGCAGCAAGGCAGTGAGCACCGAGGCTCTCATGACTGTTTTCCACCCCCAGGATGTCGAAAACCTTGACCCCAAAATGGTAAATACCAGAGTTCTGTTCAAATCAAGCTTCCGTCTGTTTTCACCCACATTTTGTGGAAAACCACCACATTCACTGACAACATCTGACTGGATTACCATCATGCAATTGTAATGCATCAGAACCTAAAATATCTATGCACTGCAAGAGgggggtgtgtgggtgggtgtccAATCAGTTCAGGAGTTgacatatataaaaatgaagtATGCGTTGCAGACCATTTACAGTAACAATGAggtgtgctgtatgtgtgtttgaaagcttaaagaaaagatgaaggagCAGTCTTGGAACATCCATTTTGCTGAATATGGACGTGGCACGAGTATGTTCTTCACCAGGAAGACACAAGACTTGATTGTTCGTGGTGTTCCTGAGGCCTTGAGGGGAGAGCTGTGGATGCTTTTTTCAGGTGTTTATACATCAAACATTAATCTTGTCATGTTATGCACAGTAAACTATATGCTGTGTCAGTGATTTGATAACAAAGCCGTGCATGACTGAAAGTGTCATGTACTCAAGTGTTCATTCAACATCAATAATGAAGTAAAAGTTGGTTGGTGTGGGAACTCTGTAGCATCTGTTTTTGGACTGGATGTGGTTTTGCTTCTGTAGGAGCTGTGAACGACATGGCCACTCACCCCGGCTATTACACTGAGCTGGTTGAACAGTCTCTGGGCACAAGCACTCTGGCTACAGATGAGATTGAAAGAGACTTACACCGCTCTTTGCCAGAGCACCCTGCCTTTCAGAGTGACACAGGAATCTCGGCTCTACGCAGAGTCCTTACTGCCTATGCCTACAGGAACCCTAAAATCGGATACTGCCAGGTATTTTGATTTCTTTAGGCTTTTTGTTAACAGGCAGAAGAGCCCTGATTGACAGCTCTTAGAGGCTGTGAGTAAAATGCAGGAACAGCTATCAGCCAATTACTGTTACTTTTGCCAGAGGTTTGTTATCACTGAAAAATCTATGataattatgaaaaaacacatacaaaaacacgaTTACCAGGAAGAGATACTCTCATAATCATACTTTCTTAATTTCTACTGGTAATTTATGTGAGAATATcctgtttttgtggttttaacaATGATGGATGAGGGGATAGTTATGGTACAGACTAAAAAGGCCACGTACCTTGTGGAAAAAAACCACTGGAGGTGAGAAAAGGCCACAGATACTCtaaaacaattgaaaaatattttcaagaaTGCACTTAAAAATGTCCCTCGTAGACACAAATATCTTTATACTGGCCTCCACTTTGCAGTTAACCTTACACTTAGGACTGAAATAATCTGTTTTTGAAAGTGTGTCCTTTTTGTCCTGCTCAGGCCATGAACATTCTCACCTCAGTTCTCCTGCTCTACGCAAAAGAAGAGGAGGCCTTCTGGCTCTTAGTAGCCGTCTGTGAGAGGATGTTGCCGGATTACTTTAACCGTCGAATAATTGGTGAGAGGGGAAGCAAAGGATGCCATTCTGATACTGTTTCTGCTGGCAACTTGTGGATGTAAAATTCtaatattttaagaatttacTTGTGCTTACAAATGTTGCCCATCTTTCTTCAGGTGCTTTGGTCGACCAGGCAGTGTTCGAGGATCTGATTCGAGAAAACCTCCCCCAGTTGGTGGAGCACATGACAGACCTGAGTTTCTTCTCATCCGTGTCCTTGTCCTGGTTTCTCACTCTCTTCATCAGTGTCCTGCCCATAGAGAGCGCTGTGAACGTGGTGGACTGTTTTTTCTACGATGGCATAAAAGCAATTCTGCAGCTCGGCCTGGCTGTGCTGGACTACAACATGGAGGCTCTGATCAGCTGCAACGACGATGCAGAGGCCGTCACCATCCTCAACAAGTCTGTGTGAACACAAACTAAGCAGAGCTGACATATTTTAAACATTAGTGCTCTGCAAATGAATGTTTCTCTATCCCTTATGgtttttttcagattctttGACAGTGTTACAAACAAAGACAGTCCATTGCCCCCAACAGTGCAGCAAGCTTCAGTGGGCAATAATGATAAAGCATCCCACTTGAATGTAGATATCAGTGAACTCATCCGAGAGGCCTACGAGGTACTGCAGGTTATTTCAGTATCAGTTTCAGTCAGGGATGTGGGTTTTGGGGTTGATTTGAACTAATCTTGTTTCTTTACAGAAATATGGAAACATCCGTTCAGAGGAGGTCGAGAGCTCAcggaaaagaaacaaactgcaTGTGATCCAGACACTGGAGGATACAACCAAGCAAAATGTAGTAAGTGCCCACTGATTTTAGAGTAAGTAGTGTAATTAAATTGTTACATTGTTGGCATTaaagattgattttaaaatctgttttcagattCGGGTGGTGTCCCAAGAAGTCAGATTCAGTGCCTCACACCTTGATGAGCTTTATAATTTGTTCAAAGTGAGTCAAAAACGTAATACAGTATCTTCAGTTTCATCATGCATAAATGACAGTTGTCATAATTAAGAAATGAGAAATAGACAGgtcatactgtatttctctttgttctctttgtTTAGAGGCAGCATTTCCTCAGCTGCTACTGGACAATGCAGAGCCCAGCTCTTCTACATCATGACCCCAGCCTGGCCTATTTAGAGCAGTACCAGTTGGGTTTCCAACAATTCAGCGTGCTCTTCTCCCTACTGGAGCCCTGGGCTTTCTGCAGCACCAAGTGCACCCTCTCCCTCTGGGTCTTCCGCCTGATAGATGAGAACCAGGACGGCCTTGTCAACTTTAAAGAGTTCTGCTGTGCCCTTGGTAAGCTCACGTGTTCTCTACTCTCCACTAAAGCAGCTGTGAACCTCACTATCCCCACTGCTATAACTGCATATTTCTTCTCCTGCAGATACGTTGTACAGTGGATCTTTCACAAATAAGCTGAAATTCCTCTTCAAGCTGCACCTGCCACCAGGTGAGTGACGAACAAAGGGtaaaaccagcagcagcaaatcTAAATTTAGTTGTCTCAGTGGCACCTGTCTCttgtaaaatagaaaatagaattgTGTTACTGTATCTTCAGCTTCAACCACTGAgccatttctttcaaaatatattGACAGTGAAGATAGACTCCAGCAGGGTCAAAGTTCAAGttcaacaaatgttttcatacagGTTTCTTTACGGCCTTCAGATTCTACCTAACGCCATTACATGACAGCAATAACATTagagcagcagacacacagaagcAGCCTAAAGTAAAACACAAGGTCAGATAGAGTCACATCAGTCTTTTATCTACAGGACTTGAAAATGTATGAGTTGTCATTTCAATAATCCAGTCCATAACTCAGCATTTGTTGAGTGAGCACATTGCCTGGGGGAAGAAACTGTCCTTGAATGTGTGGCTCTTGTCTGCATGATGTGGCAGTGCGTGCTTGAGGGCAGGGGTAAGAATAGTCCGTGTTGGGTGAAAGAACTTTACCATTGCAACGATGGGTGTAAGGAGCTGTAAGGGCATTTTGCAGTGGGCTAGTTTCTCCACAAAGAGGATCTGATGAGGAAGCACTGCTCAAATTACTACTGACAGCTTAGCAGCAGAGTAGTACTGAGTCACTGTGATGTGCCGGGCCAGTGAACATCAGGCAGCAAAGCTTGTTTTATGTCTGATGGAGAGTGCACATTGCTTCAGCACCAAGGACAGGTCCCATCGGGGTGTCACAGTCCAAACAAGATGGTAGACAACGACTTCCAATGTGCCCCCCTAAAGCTGGATTCATACTTCTGCGTCCAGGGGCCGCACTGTACCTGCAGTGGCTACGTGTGTAGGCTCCAAGGTTGCCCTAAGTACCGAGTGTTTGTTCTTTACTTCCCCTTCATAACCAAAAGAATTCTGTTCGACCAAACCAACGTTTTTGAAGTCACAATCCTGCCATCATAAGACAAACACCTACACGTGCACAGTGCTGGTTAGTAACAAGTGTGCTcataattaaaaggaaaattttaCCGCTTATTAATTCATTGTCATTCCGACTTTGACACTGTGCAATGTGGGTTTTTCCTTCAGGCAAAGTATGCAGAGTTGTGGACTTCCAAGACGTATGCAGAATGGgctgaaaaagtaaacaagAGCTCTCAAACGCTTTGAGGATTTCACAGTAGGGCAGCCCTGAGCCCTCATGGACTTACTGAGAGCCCACATCAAagtctgtgactgtgtgagGGGGAGGCATTGGAACTGGGCCAAACACTGCATTGATCAAGGGTTTTTCCAATTTTGAGGACATTACAGATAGGAGCGCTAAAAAGGGTATCATTCGGATTACAATATTAACAGTTCTACATCTGTGGAACATAAGGGACAGTTTGTGCTCTGTCAGAACTAGTTTGTAACAAGGGTTGTGTGACCATGTCGGAAATCAAAAGTGTGTATACCTGATTCGAACGACTACACACGAAGGTAGTTTGTCATAAAGAGGGCGTCGACGCA containing:
- the tbc1d8b gene encoding TBC1 domain family member 8B isoform X1; its protein translation is MWLKPEEILLKNAFKLWVTEKDNDYFVLQRRRGYGEGGGGLTGLLVGTLDTVLDSTSKVAPYRILHHTPDSQVYWSIACGVTKEEIVQHWDWLQQNIMRTLSVFDSSEDITSFVQGKIRGLIAEEGKASLVLEDDPEKFREALLRFEKWFELPPEEKLVTYYSCSYWKGKVPCQGWLYLSTNFLCFYSYLLGAEVKLVISWDEIWRLEKTSNVILTESIHVLAHGEDHYFSMLLHLNETFVIMEQLADYSIKRLFDKEAFQRESALFDPLQITKRGLEAHAKSAQFRTFFRLPKEENLLEVHESFLWVPFSHFNTLGKICLSENYLCFASQDGSQCHVIIPMREVVNVEKPESSSRALTVCVRGKRALRFSEVRDYQRLANTIRSRCGISASPQHSASSEAIRGECQSLINHFEDNPEDVTLMVGQKDCSKAVSTEALMTVFHPQDVENLDPKMLKEKMKEQSWNIHFAEYGRGTSMFFTRKTQDLIVRGVPEALRGELWMLFSGAVNDMATHPGYYTELVEQSLGTSTLATDEIERDLHRSLPEHPAFQSDTGISALRRVLTAYAYRNPKIGYCQAMNILTSVLLLYAKEEEAFWLLVAVCERMLPDYFNRRIIGALVDQAVFEDLIRENLPQLVEHMTDLSFFSSVSLSWFLTLFISVLPIESAVNVVDCFFYDGIKAILQLGLAVLDYNMEALISCNDDAEAVTILNKFFDSVTNKDSPLPPTVQQASVGNNDKASHLNVDISELIREAYEKYGNIRSEEVESSRKRNKLHVIQTLEDTTKQNVIRVVSQEVRFSASHLDELYNLFKRQHFLSCYWTMQSPALLHHDPSLAYLEQYQLGFQQFSVLFSLLEPWAFCSTKCTLSLWVFRLIDENQDGLVNFKEFCCALDTLYSGSFTNKLKFLFKLHLPPAFTGSPLHLKEQRIQHFNPVTEDSSRLSRLTAFDLPEDGVIRKSPERGRGKVDLQAYLKQWQNEILKKEETIKDLPRINQTQFIQFSKTLYNIFHGDPEEESLYRAVAHVTSLLLRMEEVGRRLQEPSSPPESTKLTSTSAAEESSTEEASSTPESSDTSSSHNSQEAGPDLSEVEWSFSFEQVLASLLNEPIIVSFFERPIDIQTKQGQAKVAQLKLKVNK